The following proteins are co-located in the Lepisosteus oculatus isolate fLepOcu1 chromosome 9, fLepOcu1.hap2, whole genome shotgun sequence genome:
- the hlfb gene encoding HLF transcription factor, PAR bZIP family member b isoform X1, which yields MEKMARPLPVNPTFLPPTHGVLKSLLENPLKLPLHHEEGFGKEKEKEKKIDDEGSGTNVPQSAFLGPTLWDKTLPYDGDTFQLEYMDLEEFLSENGIPSSPSQHDQNQHQQPALQQAPPPPAPSVMDLSNRATTSIHTPMVSPNCIHSPVRSVLPSSRNTPSPIDPESIQVPVGYEPDPADLALSSVPGQEMFDPRKRKFSEEELKPQPMIKKARKVFIPDDMKQDDKYWARRRKNNMAAKRSRDARRLKENQIAIRAGFLEKENSALRQEVADLRKELGRCKNILAKYEAQHGPL from the exons ATGGAGAAAATGGCTAGACCTCTCCCTGTAAATCCAACTTTCCTACCTCCAACCCATGGCGTGCTGAAATCGCTACTGGAGAATCCTTTGAAACTGCCGCTTCATCACGAAGAGg GCTTTGggaaagagaaggagaaggagaagaaaataGACGATGAAGGCAGTGGAACAAATGTACCCCAGTCCGCTTTCTTGGGTCCAACTCTGTGGGACAAGACTCTGCCTTATGATGGAGACACTTTTCAGTTGGAATACATGGACCTTGAGGAATTTCTCTCAGAAAATGGTATCCCATCCAGTCCCTCTCAACATGACCAAAACCAACACCAGCAACCAGCACTGCAGCAAGCACCGCCCCCGCCAGCGCCCTCTGTCATGGACCTGAGCAATCGTGCCACCACCTCCATTCACACGCCCATGGTTTCCCCAAACTGCATTCACAGTCCTGTCAGATCAG TATTGCCATCATCTCGCAACACTCCCAGCCCCATTGATCCCGAGAGCATTCAGGTTCCTGTGGGCTATGAGCCAGACCCTGCAGATTTGGCCCTGTCCAGTGTCCCTGGACAGGAGATGTTTGATCCCCGCAAGCGCAAGTTCTCCGAGGAGGAGCTCAAACCACAGCCTATGATCAAAAAGGCCCGCAAGGTCTTTATTCCAGATGATATGAAG CAGGATGACAAATACTGGGCAAGGCGCAGAAAGAACAACATGGCTGCCAAGAGATCGCGGGACGCAAGGAGGCTGAAGGAGAACCAGATCGCCATCCGGGCTGGCTTCCTAGAGAAGGAGAACTCTGCTCTGCGCCAGGAGGTGGCTGACTTGCGGAAGGAACTGGGCCGGTGCAAGAACATTCTGGCCAAGTACGAAGCCCAGCATGGACCGCTGTGA
- the hlfb gene encoding HLF transcription factor, PAR bZIP family member b isoform X2, whose protein sequence is MEKMARPLPVNPTFLPPTHGVLKSLLENPLKLPLHHEEGFGKEKEKEKKIDDEGSGTNVPQSAFLGPTLWDKTLPYDGDTFQLEYMDLEEFLSENGIPSSPSQHDQNQHQQPALQQAPPPPAPSVMDLSNRATTSIHTPMVSPNCIHSPVRSVLPSSRNTPSPIDPESIQVPVGYEPDPADLALSSVPGQEMFDPRKRKFSEEELKPQPMIKKARKVFIPDDMKDDKYWARRRKNNMAAKRSRDARRLKENQIAIRAGFLEKENSALRQEVADLRKELGRCKNILAKYEAQHGPL, encoded by the exons ATGGAGAAAATGGCTAGACCTCTCCCTGTAAATCCAACTTTCCTACCTCCAACCCATGGCGTGCTGAAATCGCTACTGGAGAATCCTTTGAAACTGCCGCTTCATCACGAAGAGg GCTTTGggaaagagaaggagaaggagaagaaaataGACGATGAAGGCAGTGGAACAAATGTACCCCAGTCCGCTTTCTTGGGTCCAACTCTGTGGGACAAGACTCTGCCTTATGATGGAGACACTTTTCAGTTGGAATACATGGACCTTGAGGAATTTCTCTCAGAAAATGGTATCCCATCCAGTCCCTCTCAACATGACCAAAACCAACACCAGCAACCAGCACTGCAGCAAGCACCGCCCCCGCCAGCGCCCTCTGTCATGGACCTGAGCAATCGTGCCACCACCTCCATTCACACGCCCATGGTTTCCCCAAACTGCATTCACAGTCCTGTCAGATCAG TATTGCCATCATCTCGCAACACTCCCAGCCCCATTGATCCCGAGAGCATTCAGGTTCCTGTGGGCTATGAGCCAGACCCTGCAGATTTGGCCCTGTCCAGTGTCCCTGGACAGGAGATGTTTGATCCCCGCAAGCGCAAGTTCTCCGAGGAGGAGCTCAAACCACAGCCTATGATCAAAAAGGCCCGCAAGGTCTTTATTCCAGATGATATGAAG GATGACAAATACTGGGCAAGGCGCAGAAAGAACAACATGGCTGCCAAGAGATCGCGGGACGCAAGGAGGCTGAAGGAGAACCAGATCGCCATCCGGGCTGGCTTCCTAGAGAAGGAGAACTCTGCTCTGCGCCAGGAGGTGGCTGACTTGCGGAAGGAACTGGGCCGGTGCAAGAACATTCTGGCCAAGTACGAAGCCCAGCATGGACCGCTGTGA